A genomic region of Nitrospira lenta contains the following coding sequences:
- a CDS encoding M1 family metallopeptidase: MPVGSSRLSYITCLIGLSLFLPLSQGWAGELPSSPSTIVRHALRASIDPDQHQLTVIDRMVVRVGGSQPTLDFTLAKSLRLETVALVTRVGTEERLTPVPTSLGDAAIDSHLRSLLVSLPDQRHEEVTLEWRYRGAIDDLPREPRHLRFVTPSETSGHIGPEGVYMSSETGWYPDLTGSLASYALTVEMPSGWTTVSQGHGGTEQDCSQPRSDGSCVSLQTWTSGVTEALTLVANRFMVKTRDWKSATGQAVQLATYLFPDDAALADEYLDATVKYLDAYVPLLGPFPFEQFAVVENFFASGLGMPSFTLLGSGSIKRHYTQPYALGHEIVHSWIGNAVWNRPESGNWVEGLTTYLTNYYWHELIHDDRQAREQRRLMLQGYSLYVTPQQDYPIAEFQRKSDEKDNAIGYQKAAMVFHQLRMEIGDEAFWRAVKQLIAEYSGRHADWRDLERIFTQSSGRELRWFFEQWIERPGAPAVAIVEAAASPSQQQPGAYTLRVRLTREGGAFRFILPLAIAMNGSTTSVPVALAAEQRDIELVVPAEPLNVSIDPEFMSLQRLKREQMAPVLNLFVTDQRKAVLPLFPDSATPFKELVARIKAQDAQDPTKRTTAILPMDIVALPPSGSVLVVATADRHAQVQSLLAKACGDLATVGPDGFRIAGTAYEGRRMAVLLSCHRPEAPGSVVTLLYAMDPAAAAKVARLLFFYGWQSAVVFDEGTVTQRDMWQAFQGMKEVRRDEQR, translated from the coding sequence ATGCCAGTCGGAAGCTCGCGCCTCAGTTACATCACTTGTCTCATCGGATTGTCGCTGTTCCTGCCCCTGTCACAGGGGTGGGCCGGCGAACTCCCTTCGTCTCCGTCTACCATTGTCCGGCACGCACTTCGTGCGAGCATCGACCCTGACCAGCACCAGCTGACCGTGATCGATCGGATGGTCGTGCGGGTGGGTGGTTCTCAGCCGACGCTGGACTTCACCTTAGCCAAATCGTTGCGTCTTGAGACGGTGGCGCTTGTGACCAGGGTGGGGACAGAAGAGCGCCTGACACCTGTCCCGACGTCGTTGGGCGATGCGGCAATTGATTCCCATCTCCGCTCCCTCCTGGTCTCGCTGCCCGACCAGAGACATGAAGAGGTCACGCTGGAATGGCGCTATCGCGGAGCCATTGATGATCTGCCGCGTGAACCACGGCATCTGCGATTCGTGACGCCGAGTGAGACGTCCGGGCATATCGGTCCGGAGGGTGTCTACATGAGCAGCGAAACAGGCTGGTATCCCGATTTGACCGGCTCGCTCGCATCCTATGCGTTGACGGTTGAGATGCCAAGTGGATGGACCACGGTGAGTCAGGGGCATGGAGGTACGGAGCAGGATTGCTCACAGCCCCGCTCTGATGGTTCGTGCGTCAGCCTGCAAACCTGGACGTCGGGAGTCACCGAAGCGCTTACGCTGGTGGCCAACCGGTTCATGGTGAAGACGCGGGATTGGAAGAGCGCAACTGGACAAGCCGTTCAGCTGGCGACCTATCTGTTTCCCGACGATGCGGCGCTGGCGGACGAATATTTGGATGCGACCGTCAAATATCTTGACGCCTATGTTCCGCTGTTGGGGCCGTTCCCCTTCGAGCAGTTTGCCGTGGTGGAGAACTTTTTTGCGAGCGGCTTGGGGATGCCATCCTTTACCTTGCTGGGGAGCGGCAGCATCAAGCGTCACTATACTCAGCCCTATGCCTTAGGGCACGAGATCGTCCATTCCTGGATCGGCAATGCGGTGTGGAATCGTCCCGAGAGTGGCAATTGGGTCGAGGGGCTGACGACATACCTGACGAATTATTATTGGCATGAGCTAATCCACGATGATCGGCAAGCGCGCGAGCAGCGGCGATTGATGTTGCAAGGCTACAGTCTCTATGTGACTCCGCAGCAGGATTATCCCATCGCCGAGTTTCAACGGAAGAGCGATGAGAAAGACAACGCCATCGGTTACCAAAAGGCGGCGATGGTGTTTCACCAGCTTCGCATGGAGATTGGCGATGAGGCATTCTGGCGCGCAGTGAAGCAGTTGATCGCAGAGTATTCAGGGCGGCATGCCGACTGGCGGGATCTCGAACGGATCTTTACCCAGTCCAGTGGACGAGAGTTGCGGTGGTTCTTTGAGCAATGGATCGAGCGGCCTGGCGCGCCCGCCGTCGCCATTGTCGAGGCGGCGGCCTCTCCCAGTCAGCAGCAGCCAGGGGCGTACACGTTGCGCGTCAGACTCACTCGGGAAGGCGGGGCGTTCCGGTTCATTCTACCGCTGGCCATCGCGATGAACGGATCGACAACCTCGGTGCCGGTGGCCTTGGCTGCCGAGCAACGCGACATCGAGTTGGTGGTGCCGGCTGAGCCGCTGAATGTGTCGATCGATCCCGAGTTCATGAGTCTGCAACGATTGAAGCGGGAGCAAATGGCCCCCGTGCTGAATCTGTTTGTGACTGATCAGCGAAAAGCGGTGCTGCCGCTGTTTCCTGACAGTGCAACGCCGTTCAAGGAACTGGTCGCGCGGATCAAGGCGCAAGATGCGCAGGATCCAACCAAGCGCACGACCGCCATCTTGCCGATGGACATCGTGGCCTTGCCTCCGTCAGGATCGGTGTTGGTCGTGGCGACGGCAGACCGTCACGCGCAGGTGCAATCGTTGCTCGCGAAGGCGTGCGGAGATCTGGCGACAGTGGGACCGGACGGATTTCGCATTGCCGGAACCGCCTACGAAGGCCGGCGCATGGCGGTGCTGTTATCCTGCCATCGGCCAGAGGCACCCGGTTCGGTTGTGACCCTGTTGTATGCGATGGATCCGGCGGCAGCGGCGAAGGTGGCGCGGCTCCTCTTCTTTTATGGATGGCAGAGCGCGGTGGTCTTCGACGAAGGCACCGTGACACAACGAGATATGTGGCAGGCGTTTCAGGGAATGAAGGAGGTTCGACGTGATGAACAGCGGTAA